One stretch of Falco naumanni isolate bFalNau1 chromosome 7, bFalNau1.pat, whole genome shotgun sequence DNA includes these proteins:
- the PAX9 gene encoding paired box protein Pax-9 isoform X1, with protein MEPAFGEVNQLGGVFVNGRPLPNAIRLRIVELAQLGIRPCDISRQLRVSHGCVSKILARYNETGSILPGAIGGSKPRVTTPTVVKHIRTYKQRDPGIFAWEIRDRLLADGVCDKYNVPSVSSISRILRNKIGNLSQQSHYESYKQHQPPPQPALPYNHIYSYPSPIAAAGAKVPTPPGVPAIPSTMAMPRTWPSSHSVTDILGIRSITDQAVSDTSPYPSPKVEEWSSLGRNSFPPPAQHAVNGLEKSSLEQEAKYSQAPNGLPAVSSFVSAPAMPPYATPAQVSPYMTYSAAPSSYMASHGWQHAGGTPLSPHSCDIPASLAFKGMQTAREGSHSVTASAL; from the exons ATGG AACCTGCCTTCGGGGAAGTGAACCAGCTCGGGGGGGTGTTTGTCAACGGGAGACCCCTGCCCAATGCCATCAGGCTGCGGATTGTGGAACTGGCGCAACTGGGTATCAGACCGTGTGACATCAGCCGGCAGCTCCGCGTTTCCCACGGCTGTGTCAGCAAAATCCTGGCCCGCTACAACGAGACAGGCTCCATCCTACCGGGGGCTATCGGGGGTAGCAAGCCTCGGGTCACCACCCCCACGGTGGTAAAACATATCCGGACCTACAAACAAAGGGATCCGGGCATCTTCGCCTGGGAGATCCGGGATCGCCTGCTGGCCGATGGCGTGTGTGACAAGTACAACGTGCCGTCGGTCAGCTCCATCAGCCGCATCCTCCGGAACAAAATCGGGAACCTGTCTCAGCAAAGTCACTACGAGTCCTACAAGCAGCACCAGCCGCCCCcacagcctgctctgccctACAACCACATCTACTCCTACCCCAGCCCCATCGCTGCTGCGGGAGCAAAGGTGCCCACCCCTCCCGGGGTGCCAGCGATCCCCAGCACCATGGCCATGCCCAGGACGTGGCCGTCCTCCCACTCGGTGACGGACATCCTGGGGATCCGGTCCATCACAGACcaag CAGTGAGCGACACCTCGCCTTACCCCAGCCCCAAGGTGGAGGAATGGAGCAGCCTGGGCCGAAACAGCTTCCCCCCCCCGGCCCAACACGCCGTCAACGGGCTGGAGAAGAGCTCTCTGGAGCAGGAGGCCAAGTACAGCCAG gCACCCAACGGCCTCCCGGCCGTCAGCAGTTTTGTGTCAGCGCCAGCCATGCCTCCCTATGCCACACCAGCCCAAGTGTCACCTTACATGACATACAGCGCCGCCCCATCCAGCTACATGGCGAGCCATGGCTGGCAGCACGCTGGAGGCACCCCGCTGTCCCCTCACAGCTGCGACATCCCCGCCTCGCTGGCATTCAAGGGCATGCAGACGGCCAGGGAGGGCAGCCACTCGGTCACAGCCTCGGCACTCTGA
- the PAX9 gene encoding paired box protein Pax-9 isoform X2 — protein MEPAFGEVNQLGGVFVNGRPLPNAIRLRIVELAQLGIRPCDISRQLRVSHGCVSKILARYNETGSILPGAIGGSKPRVTTPTVVKHIRTYKQRDPGIFAWEIRDRLLADGVCDKYNVPSVSSISRILRNKIGNLSQQSHYESYKQHQPPPQPALPYNHIYSYPSPIAAAGAKVPTPPGVPAIPSTMAMPRTWPSSHSVTDILGIRSITDQVSDTSPYPSPKVEEWSSLGRNSFPPPAQHAVNGLEKSSLEQEAKYSQAPNGLPAVSSFVSAPAMPPYATPAQVSPYMTYSAAPSSYMASHGWQHAGGTPLSPHSCDIPASLAFKGMQTAREGSHSVTASAL, from the exons ATGG AACCTGCCTTCGGGGAAGTGAACCAGCTCGGGGGGGTGTTTGTCAACGGGAGACCCCTGCCCAATGCCATCAGGCTGCGGATTGTGGAACTGGCGCAACTGGGTATCAGACCGTGTGACATCAGCCGGCAGCTCCGCGTTTCCCACGGCTGTGTCAGCAAAATCCTGGCCCGCTACAACGAGACAGGCTCCATCCTACCGGGGGCTATCGGGGGTAGCAAGCCTCGGGTCACCACCCCCACGGTGGTAAAACATATCCGGACCTACAAACAAAGGGATCCGGGCATCTTCGCCTGGGAGATCCGGGATCGCCTGCTGGCCGATGGCGTGTGTGACAAGTACAACGTGCCGTCGGTCAGCTCCATCAGCCGCATCCTCCGGAACAAAATCGGGAACCTGTCTCAGCAAAGTCACTACGAGTCCTACAAGCAGCACCAGCCGCCCCcacagcctgctctgccctACAACCACATCTACTCCTACCCCAGCCCCATCGCTGCTGCGGGAGCAAAGGTGCCCACCCCTCCCGGGGTGCCAGCGATCCCCAGCACCATGGCCATGCCCAGGACGTGGCCGTCCTCCCACTCGGTGACGGACATCCTGGGGATCCGGTCCATCACAGACcaag TGAGCGACACCTCGCCTTACCCCAGCCCCAAGGTGGAGGAATGGAGCAGCCTGGGCCGAAACAGCTTCCCCCCCCCGGCCCAACACGCCGTCAACGGGCTGGAGAAGAGCTCTCTGGAGCAGGAGGCCAAGTACAGCCAG gCACCCAACGGCCTCCCGGCCGTCAGCAGTTTTGTGTCAGCGCCAGCCATGCCTCCCTATGCCACACCAGCCCAAGTGTCACCTTACATGACATACAGCGCCGCCCCATCCAGCTACATGGCGAGCCATGGCTGGCAGCACGCTGGAGGCACCCCGCTGTCCCCTCACAGCTGCGACATCCCCGCCTCGCTGGCATTCAAGGGCATGCAGACGGCCAGGGAGGGCAGCCACTCGGTCACAGCCTCGGCACTCTGA